AAGCCAACGCAACATTCGGTAAAAGAATTATTATCTATTGGTATTCAGCCTGATGTGTTAGTTTGTCGCTCAGACCGAATGATCCCACCCAATGAACGAGCAAAAATTGCTTTATTTTGTAATGTGCCTGAGCGAGCAGTGATTTCATTAAAAGATGTGAGTTCTATCTATCAAATTCCTGCGTTATTAAAATCGCAAGGTTTGGATCAGTTTATTTGTGATCGTTTTCATTTAACTTGCCCTGAGGCGGATTTATCGGAATGGGAACAGGTGCTTTATCAAGAAGCCAATCCAACAGGCGAAGTCACCATTGGTATGGTTGGAAAATATACCGAATTGCCTGATGCGTATAAATCTGTGAATGAAGCCTTAAAACACGCAGGCTTGAAAAACCGTTTAGCAGTAAATATCAAATATATTGACTCTGAAGACGTAGAGAAAAAAGGTACTGAGCTATTAAAAGACCTTGACGGTATTTTAGTTCCGGGCGGCTTTGGTTATCGTGGTGTTGAGGGCAAAATTAAAACCGCACAATATGCAAGGGAAAATCATATTCCTTATTTAGGTATTTGCTTAGGTATGCAAGTGGCATTTATTGAATATGCACGCAATGTGGCAGGGCTAAGCGAAGCAAATTCTTCAGAATTTGACCGCACTTGTGCGCAACCTGTGATTGGTTTAATTACTGAATGGCAAGATGCGGAAGGCAAGGTGGAAACCCGTTCTTCTGATTCTGATTTAGGTGGCACTATGCGATTAGGGGCACAATTATGCCACTTAGCCGAAGGCAGTTTAGCACGTCAATTATACGGTGCAGACACCATTGAAGAGCGTCATCGTCATCGTTATGAAGTAAATAATGTGTTACGCCCACAAATTGAAAAAGCTGGGCTAAAAGTAACAGGTTTATCGGCGGATAAAAAACTGGTGGAAATTATTGAAGTACCAAATCACCCTTGGTTTGTGGCTTGCCAATTCCACCCAGAATTTACCTCAACCCCTCGTGATGGACACCCATTATTCACAGGGTTTGTAAAGGCGGCAAAAGAACATCAAAAGAAGTAAAAAATCCCGATCTTGATCAATAAAACTGATTTTTTACAAGACAATTTGATAAAATCCATTTAGTATATGCTGAATTTATTTTAATTTTTAACGTTAACTCATAGAGGAAAACAAAA
Above is a window of Volucribacter amazonae DNA encoding:
- the pyrG gene encoding glutamine hydrolyzing CTP synthase → MATNYIFVTGGVVSSLGKGIAAASLAAILEARGLNVTMMKLDPYINVDPGTMSPTQHGEVFVTQDGAETDLDLGHYERFIRTKMTKRNNFTTGKIYSEVLRKERRGDYLGATIQVIPHITNEIKARVIDGAAGHDVAIVEVGGTVGDIESLPFLEALRQLAVQVGRERTLFMHLTLVPYIPTAGEVKTKPTQHSVKELLSIGIQPDVLVCRSDRMIPPNERAKIALFCNVPERAVISLKDVSSIYQIPALLKSQGLDQFICDRFHLTCPEADLSEWEQVLYQEANPTGEVTIGMVGKYTELPDAYKSVNEALKHAGLKNRLAVNIKYIDSEDVEKKGTELLKDLDGILVPGGFGYRGVEGKIKTAQYARENHIPYLGICLGMQVAFIEYARNVAGLSEANSSEFDRTCAQPVIGLITEWQDAEGKVETRSSDSDLGGTMRLGAQLCHLAEGSLARQLYGADTIEERHRHRYEVNNVLRPQIEKAGLKVTGLSADKKLVEIIEVPNHPWFVACQFHPEFTSTPRDGHPLFTGFVKAAKEHQKK